In a single window of the Bos javanicus breed banteng chromosome 16, ARS-OSU_banteng_1.0, whole genome shotgun sequence genome:
- the DEGS1 gene encoding sphingolipid delta(4)-desaturase DES1: protein MGNRVSREDFEWVYTDQPHATRRQEILAKYPEIKSLMKPDSNLIWIVIMMVLTQFVAFYLVKDLDWKWVLFWAYAFGSCVNHSMTLAIHEVSHNSAFGHYKAMWNRWFGIFANLPIGVPYSVSFKRYHMDHHRYLGGDGIDVDIPTDFEGWFFCTTFRKFIWVILQPLFYAFRPLFINPKPISYLEIINTVIQITFDIVVYYVLGVKSLVYMLAASLFGLGLHPISGHFIAEHYMFLKGHETYSYYGPLNLLTFNVGYHNEHHDFPNIPGKSLPLVRKIAAEYYDNLPHYNSWIKVLYDFVTDDTISPYSRMKRHLKGNEVQE, encoded by the exons CAAAGTATCCAGAGATAAAATCCTTAATGAAGCCTGATTCCAACTTGATATGGATTGTAATTATGATGGTTCTCACTCAGTTTGTTGCATTTTACTTAGTAAAGGACTTAGACTGGAAATGGGTCCTGTTTTGGGCATATGCCTTTGGCAGCTGCGTTAATCATTCAATGACTCTGGCTATTCATGAAGTTTCCCACAACAGCGCCTTTGGCCATTACAAAGCTATGTGGAATCGTTGGTTTGGAATATTTGCCAATCTCCCTATCGGTGTCCCATATTCAGTTTCCTTTAAGAGATATCACATGGATCATCATCGATACCTCGGAGGTGACGGCATCGATGTGGATATTCCAACCGACTTTGAAGGCTGGTTCTTCTGTACTACTTTTAGAAAGTTTATATGGGTCATCCTTCAGCCTCTCTTTTATGCTTTTCGACCTCTGTTCATCAACCCCAAACCAATCTCCTATCTGGAAATAATCAATACTGTGATCCAGATCACTTTTGACATCGTGGTTTACTATGTTTTGGGAGTTAAATCTTTAGTCTACATGTTGGCAGCCTCCTTATTTGGCCTAGGTTTGCACCCgatttctggacattttatagCTGAACATTATATGTTCTTAAAGGGACATGAAACTTATTCATATTATGGGCCTCTGAATTTACTCACCTTCAATGTGGGTTACCATAATGAACACCACGACTTTCCCAACATTCCCGGAAAAAGCCTTCCCCTG gTGAGGAAAATAGCTGCTGAGTACTATGACAACCTCCCCCACTACAATTCCTGGATAAAAGTGCTATATGATTTTGTGACGGATGATACAATAAGTCCCTATTCGAGAATGAAGAGGCATCTGAAAGGCAACGAGGTTCAGGAGTAA